In Larus michahellis unplaced genomic scaffold, bLarMic1.1 SCAFFOLD_355, whole genome shotgun sequence, a genomic segment contains:
- the LOC141736867 gene encoding uncharacterized protein LOC141736867, translating into MKGPRWGPGRGAAGSRTETPNHPPPPPPAPPPPPPPPPPPPPPPVDPPSSSSSSSSSSSSSSRRGSSPPSGGRYLLIDNQGLPYTVLVAEPGGPGTLRRAFSCPVCGRSFEYLSYLQRHSITHSEHKPHVCRACGKAFKRTSHLERHKYTHAGRKPHACPLCPRRFRDSGELAHHQRVHTGERPFQCPHCHMRFGERNTLQRHVRRKHLPRPPAP; encoded by the exons ATGAAGGGCCCCAGGTGGGGcccggggcgcggagccgccgggAG ccGCACCGAGACCCCCaaccaccccccgccgccgccccccgcgccgccgccgccccccccacctccgcctccgccgccgccgccgcccgtggACCcaccgtcctcctcctcctcctcctcctcctcctcctcctccagctctcgCCGTGGGTCCAGCCCCCCATCCGGGGGTCGCTACCTGTTGATCGACAACCAAGGGCTGCCCTATACGGTGTTGGTGGCCGAACCGGGGGGTCCCGGCACCCTCCGACGGGCTTTTTCTTGCCCGGTTTGCGGCCGGTCCTTCGAGTACCTCTCCTACCTGCAGCGACACAGCATCACCCACTCCGAGCACAAGCCCCACGTCTGCCGCGCCTGCGGCAAAGCCTTCAAGAGAACGTCCCACCTGGAGAGGCACAAATACACCCACGCCGGCCGCAAGCCCCACGCCTGCCCCCTCTGCCCCCGGCGCTTCCGAGACTCCGGGGAGTTGGCCCACCACCAGCGGGTGCACACGGGGGAACGACCCTTCCAGTGTCCCCACTGCCACATGCGGTTCGGGGAGAGGAACACCCTCCAACGACACGTCAGGCGCAAGCATCTGCCCCGGCCGCCGGCGCCGTGA
- the ZNF865 gene encoding zinc finger protein 865: MEANVSDESVHFQSYPFDFLEFLNHQRFEPMEPYGHEHPKALPALPCPQPPFEYPPPPGAPPFDRVPAAKHKDFKAEGAAASSSSSSSSSSSSSSSSSSSQPKKAEGGVGVQAGAPPFPSPPVPPPPQPLFEAAGAFNAPQWGIVDLSSHQHLFGGLKRGGTVAVAAGTAAAGTPSAPPVPPEAASKEEKSYFRRLKYFMERRFPCGVCQKSFKQSSHLVQHMLVHSGERPYECGTCGRTYNHVSSLIRHRRCHKEATEEAGGGGGGAGSVTPAAVATTSGVMPAPNGAGGVLPAPNGVNPLASGVTAAPNGVNLAASGVMAAPNGVNPAPNGLNPAPNGLNPAPNGVNPVPNGVNVALSGVIPAPNGAAAALSGVIPAPGGVILAPGGVIPAPGGVTLAPGGAAPAPSGAGPDGPFTCSLCWKVFKKPSHLHQHQIIHTGEKPFSCSVCAKSFNRRESLTRHVKTHSGLLRVPCAVCGKEFRDPAYLLRHQAAHSGQRPDYKCEVCGKAYAAPQSLLRHRQVHTGPKAAATAYPGVPKAAAVVPVFPGAYAVPDGGEAKAGDGGGGGGAFLSPPPAALLAPGKSFGCGICGRAFGRRETLKRHERIHTGEKPHQCAVCGKRFRESFHLSKHHVVHTRERPYKCELCGKAFGYPQSLTRHKQIHRLPLPCGLGGAGNPPEGLSYGCGECGERFPDLFRAVNHKEAHAGEKPYGCDACGKAFGFIENLMWHKLVHQAAPERLLPEAGPPAESGLQPPEEHPVVPSGERFTCGTCGQSFKHFLGLVTHKYVHLVRRTLACGVCGQSFAGAYDLLLHRRRHLQKRHFGCSVCGKRFWEAALLMRHQRCHTEERPYRCAVCGRGFLRSWYLRQHKVVHTGERAYKCALCNKRFAQSSSLAEHQRLHVVARPQRCQTCGKTFRYRSNLLEHRRVHLGEKVYRCELCGKSFFYLSSILRHQRSHDARRDLRCSACLKLFKDPKYFSKHLQTHQGGRPFKCSTCGEAFRNTYGLKKHRHGHKLERLAALAHKDA, encoded by the coding sequence ATGGAAGCCAACGTCAGCGACGAGAGCGTCCACTTCCAGAGCTACCCCTTCGACTTCCTCGAGTTCCTCAACCACCAGCGCTTCGAGCCCATGGAGCCCTACGGCCACGAGCACCCCAAagccctgcccgccctcccctgcccccagccccccttcgAATACCCCCCCCCGCCTGGCGCCCCCCCCTTCGACCGCGTCCCCGCCGCCAAGCACAAGGACTTCAAGGCCGAAGGCGCCgccgcctcttcctcctcctcctcttcctcttcttcctcctcctcctcctcctcctcctcctcccagccgaAAAAGGCGGAGGGCGGCGTCGGGGTGCAGGCGGGggccccccctttccccagcccgCCTGTCCCCCCGCCACCGCAGCCCCTCTTTGAGGCCGCCGGCGCCTTCAACGCTCCCCAATGGGGTATCGTGGACctctccagccaccagcacctcttcGGGGGGCTGAAACGGGGCGGGACGGTAGCGGTGGccgcggggacggcggcggcgggaacTCCGTCAGCCCCCCCGGTCCCTCCGGAAGCGGCGTCGAAGGAGGAGAAGAGTTATTTCCGCCGGCTGAAGTATTTCATGGAGCGGCGCTTCCCCTGCGGCGTCTGCCAGAAGTCCTTCAAGCAGTCGTCCCACCTGGTGCAGCACATGCTGGTGCACAGCGGCGAGCGGCCCTACGAGTGCGGCACCTGCGGCCGCACCTACAACCACGTCTCCAGCCTCATCCGCCACCGGCGTTGCCACAAGGAAGCCACCGAGGaagccggtggcggcggcggcggtgctggCAGCGTCACCCCCGCGGCGGTGGCCACCACCTCCGGCGTCATGCCGGCACCCAACGGGGCAGGCGGGGTCTTGCCAGCGCCCAACGGAGTCAACCCGCTGGCGAGTGGGGTCACCGCGGCGCCCAACGGGGTCAACCTGGCGGCGAGCGGCGTCATGGCGGCGCCCAACGGGGTCAACCCGGCGCCCAACGGACTCAACCCGGCGCCCAACGGACTCAACCCGGCGCCCAATGGAGTGAACCCGGTGCCCAACGGGGTCAACGTGGCGTTGAGTGGCGTCATCCCGGCACCCAACGGAGCCGCCGCGGCACTGAGCGGCGTCATCCCAGCGCCCGGCGGGGTCATCCTGGCACCCGGCGGGGTCATTCCGGCGCCCGGTGGGGTGACTTTGGCACCCGGTGGCGCCGCCCCGGCACCCAGCGGCGCCGGCCCGGATGGTCCCTTCACCTGCTCGCTCTGCTGGAAGGTCTTCAAGAAACCGAGCCACCTCCACCAACACCAGATCATCCACACCGGGGAGAAGCCCTTCAGCTGTTCGGTGTGTGCCAAGAGCTTCAACCGGCGCGAGAGCCTCACCCGCCACGTCAAGACCCACTCGGGGCTGCTGCGGGTGCCCTGCGCCGTCTGCGGCAAGGAATTTCGGGACCCGGCGTACCTCCTGCGGCACCAAGCCGCCCACAGCGGCCAACGTCCCGACTACAAGTGCGAGGTGTGCGGCAAAGCCTACGCCGCCCCACAGAGCCTCCTGCGGCACCGGCAGGTCCACACCGGCCCCAAAGCCGCCGCCACGGCGTACCCCGGCGTCCCCAAGGCAGCGGCGGTGGTGCCGGTGTTCCCCGGCGCCTACGCGGTGCCGGATGGCGGGGAGGCAAAGgcgggcgatggcggcggcggcggcggcgccttcttgtccccgccgccagccgccTTGCTGGCGCCGGGGAAGAGTTTCGGCTGCGGCATCTGCGGGCGGGCGTTCGGGCGGCGGGAGACGCTGAAGCGGCACGAGCGGATCCACACGGGGGAGAAGCCGCACCAATGCGCCGTCTGCGGCAAGCGCTTCCGCGAGTCCTTCCACCTCAGCAAGCACCACGTCGTCCACACCCGCGAGCGGCCCTACAAGTGCGAGCTCTGCGGCAAAGCCTTCGGCTACCCCCAGAGCCTCACCCGGCACAAGCAGATCCACCGCCTGCCTTTGCCCTGCGGGTTGGGGGGCGCCGGGAACCCCCCCGAAGGGCTGAGCTACGGCTGCGGCGAATGCGGCGAGCGTTTCCCCGACCTCTTCCGCGCCGTCAACCACAAGGAAGCCCACGCCGGGGAGAAACCCTACGGCTGCGACGCCTGCGGCAAAGCCTTCGGCTTCATCGAGAACCTCATGTGGCACAAGCTGGTTCACCAAGCCGCCCCCGAGCGGCTGCTGCCCGAGGCGGGGCCGCCGGCCGAGagcgggctgcagccccccgaggAGCACCCGGTGGTGCCGAGCGGCGAGCGCTTCACCTGCGGCACCTGCGGGCAGAGCTTCAAGCATTTCTTGGGGCTGGTGACCCACAAGTACGTCCACCTGGTGCGGCGGACGCTGGCCTGCGGCGTCTGCGGGCAGAGCTTCGCCGGCGCCTACGACCTGCTCCTTCACCGGCGCCGCCACCTGCAGAAGCGTCATTTCGGCTGCTCCGTCTGCGGGAAGCGGTTTTGGGAAGCGGCTTTGCTGATGCGGCACCAGCGCTGCCACACCGAGGAGCGGCCCTACCGCTGCGCCGTCTGCGGCCGGGGTTTCCTCCGCTCCTGGTACCTCCGGCAGCACAAGGTGGTCCACACGGGCGAGCGGGCTTACAAATGCGCCCTCTGCAACAAGCGCTTCGCCCAATCCTCCAGCCTGGCCGAGCACCAGCGCCTCCACGTCGTCGCCCGCCCCCAGCGCTGCCAAACCTGCGGCAAGACCTTCCGCTACCGTTCCAACCTGCTGGAGCACCGCCGCGTCCACCTGGGCGAGAAGGTCTACCGTTGCGAGCTCTGCGGCAAGAGCTTCTTCTACCTGTCCTCCATCCTGCGCCACCAGCGCTCCCACGACGCCCGCCGCGACCTGCGCTGCTCCGCCTGCCTCAAGCTCTTCAAGGACCCCAAATACTTCAGCAAACACCTCCAGACCCACCAGGGCGGCCGCCCCTTCAAGTGCAGCACCTGCGGCGAAGCCTTCAGGAACACCTACGGCCTCAAGAAGCACCGGCACGGCCACAAGCTGGAGCGCCTGGCCGCCCTGGCGCACAAGGATGCTTGA